The following coding sequences are from one Shewanella violacea DSS12 window:
- a CDS encoding DUF2986 domain-containing protein: MNKKQKMIKLTAKRAKARKNKHTAPTIKKYVSKSDRAKMLAQEESEAALKSTTEQNDGAEKIDATGSNVETQAK; encoded by the coding sequence ATGAATAAAAAACAGAAGATGATCAAGCTAACGGCAAAACGTGCCAAGGCTCGTAAAAATAAGCACACAGCTCCTACGATTAAGAAATATGTCTCTAAGTCTGACCGAGCTAAGATGCTAGCCCAAGAGGAATCTGAGGCTGCATTGAAATCCACCACAGAACAGAATGACGGTGCAGAAAAAATAGACGCCACTGGGTCAAATGTTGAAACCCAAGCTAAATAA
- a CDS encoding glutathione S-transferase N-terminal domain-containing protein: protein MFVVRWLLGRIILTLNFIFTPKKRKRPSDEQAKIDGETDLLTLYQYKACPFCVKVRRAMRRQGLNIATLDAKQDDHQQTLVEQGGKAKVPCLRIEENGETRWMYESSDIISYLDTRFA, encoded by the coding sequence ATGTTTGTTGTTCGTTGGCTTTTAGGCCGTATTATTCTTACCCTTAATTTTATCTTCACGCCAAAGAAACGTAAGCGTCCATCGGATGAACAAGCTAAAATTGATGGTGAAACTGACTTGCTAACTCTGTATCAATACAAGGCTTGCCCATTTTGTGTGAAAGTTCGCCGCGCCATGCGTCGCCAAGGTCTAAATATTGCCACCCTTGATGCTAAGCAAGATGACCACCAGCAAACTCTTGTGGAGCAAGGTGGCAAGGCTAAAGTGCCTTGTTTACGTATCGAAGAAAATGGTGAAACACGTTGGATGTATGAGTCTTCGGATATCATCAGTTATCTAGACACCCGATTCGCATAA